The Periophthalmus magnuspinnatus isolate fPerMag1 chromosome 17, fPerMag1.2.pri, whole genome shotgun sequence sequence tttattcaattagagggttttttattgctaagaaaatagtgttgtcacaatatcacatatttcaaactcaatttcaatactaaggaatagactcaatactgattttgaacaaagtgatcattttaaatattgtaatttttaataCAAGATAATACAAGAtaaaatttgtttattataccatgtggtcttaacactagttctgataaaactcaagatgaaactgttcaggaaatatgatttttttcagtattgatacttgcttaaatgagtatctagtttcgatactagttttggtattgattagtttctgatttttgatacttttgacaaccctataaaAAAATAGGTAAGTATAATGCCATAATTTggaacttttttctttctttctccccatGGAGTCTAGCAGGCGATGGACCTACCACCAGCTAGTTAAAGACTGGGAAGACTATTTCGGGTTTATCTGTTCTAAGCATCTCTCTGTTCCTCGTGATGAGTTATCACTATTAAACATGGAAAATTGCAGGTTCAAAGGTCACCGTGACATTACATCATCTCAGTGATTCAGCTgatgggaggagggagggggttgGGAGGTGCTTATTTCCCAGAACAGCTGACTGTGTGGAAAACTTACACAAGAAGGAAATACTACAGCCAGGAGGGTTTAAATCCATATATTTGTTGCATTCTTCGGCCTTGTACATAAACAATTGGACTGAAAGCTATAGTAAAATCATTGCATATTTTTGGtagacatttttacattttttttcaatgtttagTTCCCAAATAAACAAGTCTAACCTAAGTTTAATGTAAATTTAGAAATCTAAGATCTAAATACTTAAATCTTAGTCATCTCAAACCTTAAATATAACTTAAACTGCCATCTGTTTATTGCTAGGACTGGACAATTTGAGaaacatttaatatttgaatataatTTAACTCACACATTTAAATCCCctcatattattttgaaatggataataaaaaaatgtaattcttgtaTGTATAATAATTCGTTTTGTCTTAACTCTGTCGTGTTTATGTGTTTTCCAGTTTCACTCTCTAGCGCCTATGTACTATCGgggatctgctgctgctgttataGTCTATGACATCACCAAGCTGGTAAGAAACTTATAAACACTTCACTGaacacaacataataacatctgTTACTGCCAAACTCTAGCTGACCTTTCAGTTCCACATATTAGTGTTGTTATTGTGTGAAACAACTGTAGCCGAGTTAGTGCTCCATTGTGAAATTGAATAGCTTTTCCATCATCGTAAATGTCCTATAACTATGGTTGCGCAGTTTTCCTGGTTTCTTAGTTGTGATGCTCTGTTCTACATGTTAATTGCATTTGGTTTTAGGGCTGAAATAAGTTAATCGAGATTGTGAGTAGGGCTGTAGTTGTTTAGTCGATTAGTTGGTTGATGGGGTCTTGGGGGGatattagtcaactaatcattttatttagattataagggtTTATATGGGGCAACAGCAGAAAGGTGAATTTtttgagtgagttagctgaagatacGTAACAGTTTTGAGAATATTTGCCACGCCCcattttagtcaactaatcaagTGGCAGAACATGtcttctttagtcgactacccTTATCATGAGATGCTTATATGTGGGTGACGTTTTGAGCAGCTCCcccttgtgttgttttgtaggACTCCTTCCAGACGCTGAAGAAGTGGGTGAAGGAGCTGAAGGAGCATGGCCCTGAGGACATCGTGGTGGCTATCGCAGGAAACAAGAACGACCTGGGAGATATCAGGTACCACacactttaaatacaattttcagcCAAGCCACATAAACTAAAACTGACACCAAGTTTGGCAGTGTTTGACTTTTTTGTCAGCACAAATGAACTGGTgaaataattttatttgcaaGAGCATCAAAAAGTGGTGGCATTATTTAGgagtgattgttgtcagttgaaaaaacTTTAACgaacaaatatgcaaaattgacttttttgaacttgtgttagaatattgttccctcattaaaaacacacctggtgctgtatttagcttcattcacactggtttcagtaatcctctgtaAAAAGTCCTTACCCTCTGAGCCTCACGAAACACTTTTGGGGATTGTGATATAGAAGCCCTGCACAGTTTCAAGTCCATACATCATTTTAAGCATTTCTGCTTAATGTAAGCGCATTAACGTGCTTACATTAACATGTCTGGACACGTTCCTCATTACTAAGTTTAACTGTTTTTCACCATGGTAATTCcttctgctgccagtagatggcaaGCTGCACCATGATCAGAGTATATTGAGAACTGAGGCtgtgaaattgttttttttttgtttttttttaggcatTATGCTAATTAAATTCCAAAACAAAGGTTTTGGagtgcatgtttaaaggccaataacaatacaagtaatgcattatttttttttttaagtgatacAATTTATACAGCAAATTTGTGGACCCcatctttaacaaaataaaccaggtTCAAGactgtgtattgtgtattttctgtctggatatttctttcaaaaacagcaaATCTCCTATGTATCCTTccatccatctgaaattataataTCAAAGTCatctaacaaaaaacaactgcatAAATACTGCATAAATCTGGTCTGTGTGTCCTGCTGTTTCTGCAGGGAAGTCCCCATGAAAGAGGCGAAGGAGTTTGCAGAATCAATATCAGCTATTTTTATAGAGACCAGTGCGAGAAACGCCATCAATATCGAAGAACTCTTTCAGAAAATCAGTAAGTCTTTCATTTGGTTGCATCCACCTGTCTCATGCACATCCACTGCTCCACTGCATGGTTATCTATCTacatgttgttattattttcaagggttcatattatgctattttctgatctgtgttgttataatgttaatgttataatgtttttcctcatcaaaaacatacctatagttatgttttgtttcattcacttgtgTAACGTACAAACCTAAAGTTTGTACGTTACACAACTCTCCAACTGAAATTACTCCattttgtaatgtcatgtggtaatacacgaagttctccactgtatttttaaactccacacagtctcactagaatcatttggataatttcagccctggattttccaatctttactaaataaaaagtaaaaggtagttgttgaactaccacttcatgacatcactattaataaataaagtgttactcaaacacaaataaagggtgcttgagtaaccctttatttattaataacaaagggttactcaaacgtgtgaatgaaacaaagcacaactccaagtatgtttttgatgaggtaacaacattttaacatagcttaaaggtcacaagagtcaaaaatataaaacctttacatTTTTGTAGCATTTATGTTTCCTGCAGTTGTGTCCAACAcaaatcaaaatcgcaatttgaattcCCAATTAGCAATCCATAAAGTCAGCACTTATTTAGGTAATATAATGTCCACTAAACATAACAAATTATCCATAGAGTCGtattatgtataaaacctgATAACTCTGTCATGAATAATAGATTTAAGTCTAACTGTACTTTAGAGCTCTACATTGATTGATTTTAGtctcagctgccctggggtaggcTGACAGAAGCAACGGTGGCAAATCTGTGCTATCAGCTCCTCCGACCAAAACCATAATAACTCACAAACACATTAGATTCAAACTgaaatgaagtgtcttgcttaaggacacaacaaaataaCTTGATCACTGTAATTGTTATATAGTTCCAGTTCTAGGCCAATAGAAAAAATGAATATCTTTGATCATACATTCACTACAAAAGGCTTATCCTTATGTTTCCTGTCTGTGATGGCACTCAAATGCAGACatgtacgacggagtataaaggtcacttaaataaaaaaatgatgcgaatagaataaagtcgtagcatttcgacattaaagtcgtaattttacgagaataaagtcgaagccagaaaaagtcgtaatattacgagaaaaaagttgtaatattacgagaataaagtcatatttttatgaaaatataggctgctgtgcgtgaatgagtgaccagtgcgttatgaagaatttggagcattttgttcagatatagcaatttccaaacttccaaatctgtctggttcctccgactaaacaaactcaaatgcttgcagtgtcccttcaaagtacttatactaatGATAGTgcggtgatggtgggctaaaagacacagtatttcattgtgcgtaaaccccagttgaaagtttatctgaacaaaatgctcgaAATTCTCCAAAACGCATAACGCATTGGTCACTCATTGCACAGCAGCCTGTACTCTCATagaaatacgactttattctcgtaatattacaacttttttctcataatattacaacttttttctcgtaatattacttttttctcgtagcgcccgcataattttttttaagtggcCCTTATACTCCATCGTAGACATgtgaaaaatcaataaaaaaaaaaaaaaatcaaatcaatgtTGTCCTTTTTTCAGGTAAACAGATCCCTCCTTTGGAAAACACAGAGGTGGAGAGTAACGAGTCTTTTAAACTGAACCGACAGCCGCCTCCTCCTGCCCGAAAGTGCTGCTAGTCTCACCACCACGGACCACCACCATCCAGTGTAGTATAGTATATCCACAGTCCATAAGGCACTATAAGACACAGGGCCAGACTGCAAAGAGAAGCCCGTTATTCCTCCCGTTCATGGCTCTCAGCTTCATATTATTGaaactttgcagtgacatcacactgggggtgttctgcatgtatgtgacacaatgcacacatccatgtttgtcagaaaagtttttaacattttctgaaaactgaagaaatattacaaaatggatttaaacaacacattttcaggagcctatgATCAATAAGAGCATTCATGGTCACGATTAGGTGTTTGatctacaacaaaaaaaaaagatgagagtaactaactgaaaaacaggctaatgctagctagcttgtgctAGCTCGCTTTAGACAGAAGTGTACTCCAGTTAGCATCCCACCTccaggaatgttgatgacatcagttgcAAAGTATAAATTTTTAGGACTCCTTCCCattcaaaatatgcacaattagttttttacatttcattataGATATTATCACCCTCCAGTGGTGTTTGCCTGTATTACATCATATAATGCACACTGTGGCACTAATTATGCCTGCAGGGTGCAACTCATGGCGGAGAAATTGatacatttcttttctttatagTAATTTACTTGAATTTTAAGTAAATGGATTCTCTGAAGATTATTTAGTAACTTTTAcccatataaaaaaaatgttgctaAGTTGGTCGTCTCTTGCCTCACCATTTCTTAGGTATAATGTATAATTGAGTACTCTTACTTTACTTgactcttactgttttaaagtAACTgcgcaaaaataaaaatagctgtaaaacatgcacaaaacattACTGGTTTAATACAGTGActcttgtcaaaagtatcaaaaatcagatactaatcgatactatcaacactagatactcatttgagttaatgctaaaaaagtcacagtgatggtacagaaatgaacctttcctgaatagctttagaatgatcttgagctgtatcagaagaagTATAAGATCACATAGGCTAATGTATGCccttggaccactatggaacttacctggacaactgagaaaTTATATAGATATAAGactgcatggtaatataaaaaaagtactatgattaaATCTTGAAAATCACAGACTATTGTCTAAAGACAATAGTTTGTGATTAATTAGTTATCATCGTGCTATCAGAATTAGTATTATGTATGGAGTATattctttagtattgaaattgagtttgaaattttagtatcatgacaacactacttaTGCCACAGCATTTAAATATTAACTATTAACAGTGTCCATCTATTAATTTTGCTTCTGAAGAGAGCGGCTGGctgttttttaatcatgttttatttttgtttaaaatgttttttatgccAACAGTGTCTTAAATGCATTTAGCTTCACATTCCAGCGTCATGTGTTTTCCACTTTTGCTGTAAAATTGTACATTTATTCAGTACATGATGTGATCAGGGCTGTTTACAGAGTACTGAAATTTCAGAGTACAGGGAACAACTGCAAAAAAGGGTTGTGTATGATTTTTATTACTAATATTAGGAATCAATTTCTAAAACAAGGGAAATTGTATGACTCAGCATGATGTTAAGTCTTATATGCCGCTTAATATGTGCCTGGATGGGTATTGTAGTGTAGGGGTCCTGTGTTATGTTTAACGCGGGGTATAGGGCAAAAATctatttttggagctttctaccatgttacaaagttgttcctcatcaaaaacaggcttGAAGAGATTGCTCAGAGCTTCAAAAATTAAACTGAATctaattaaacatgttaatatagcattttcaaaacaataaatggtaacatggtgatttagatatgttatgtgttagcagttgatACATAGGGTATtatctgctaacacataacatatataAGTGTAATACCCACTTTTTAATCTACATTTTtgttatactttttacttatcaGATACCCTCCTGGGCTCAAAAtgacctgttccaccttgtgtttACAGgaataatatataatttaaagatgcaatatgtaacttgcTTGGTCAAGGTTTTGCTACCTACCTGTCtaccttcatggagacaagaaggtgacaccaccaggctaagttacaggtcagatctgtggagagcaaaATTCacttacagtaaaaatgcttttcaagatattttcagctataaaaacacatgttattGAATGAATGCACAATaagtacatttaatgccatactgtggaaaattgaCGTCAAAGTAGTGACATCCCAATAGAAACCAGCtggcaaaaagttacatgttgTGCCTTTAAATTGCAAAACATATCATTATAATACCCCAGTTAAACCACTTAATCCACTATGCTGTTcttaaaatatgaactaatGCCTCAAGTATCTGTTTCCCGCCAACACAATTTTAACCTCATGCTGTAAGCCATTTGTGcctttattattgtattgtctTCCATTTACATAAGTGCCTTTGTAATATTAGAATATGCATGATGTTATTGTCAATACAGACTAATGTTTATGTATAGGTCATAGTAAAGCTGCCAGTTATGTTTTACCAGCCTGTACAATCTGTAATAAAGTTATATGGTTCTACTTTATTGTGTTTTGGTGTCTTTGTTTAGTATCAGAACTCTGacatgctaaatgctaaatgctgTACCATGCTAAATGCTAACTGCTCTGTCATTGCCCGATTTGGCACCTTAACTTGTCTaacttgtgtttattttgagttctgTCTGCTATAGCCACACATATTGATCAGCTTGAATGTATTCATATACAAGTTTGACCATTTCCTACTAGGAAAAAATAATCGTATTTGACCAGAATCATCAAAATTAGAAGTTTTAATTGTGCATCTTACATGCATCTAACAGTTAAATACATCATTTTCACAGACTTTGAACAAATCAAATCAGTAAAACCGTTTCTATTCCAAGAGTAAATTTGATCAAAGGAATCTCAAAAATGAGGTTTGTCGTATGTCCAGTTAGTATAGCAACTTCAGAGCTTGCACCAAAGTTTCTGGGGCATGTACAGTTTGAAGAACTGTGCCAAATCAGACAATGACATGCTCTACCATGCTAAACACTAAATATTATTATAGATGAAAATTATAAAAGACTGTATTAAAATGGGTTGCTAGCTAGCTAATACCATGACTAAATGTACACGCTGCACCATATTTAGTAGTATTAAGGTTAACTGAATGTGCATGTTTAAGGATATTAAAATATCTATGAAAAAATATGGTTAGATTCAGTTGTGTTTGCCAAAGTAAAAATTTGAATCAGTCATTACTACAGAAATGTGGATCTGTTGTCATAAATTTGCTAttcaaatatgtaaaatgaccacatgatgacagacacattttttaaggtgcagtatgtaacgcTCTAGATGGCACATCACCtttatgattccatggaaatagaaagttaataccatactttagaacattctccatggatattgatttgttttatgccatactgtggaattttatAGCCAAAGTAACAACGTtaacatggaaacaagcaggaagaggacGAGTGGAGCTTGTAAAGATGCAACTGTGGTCAGAATAAGACTGCAGgctttttcaagtttttcagtgcaataaagaacaaattaaacaaaaacttgtatttctattgttttggctataaagttacatactgtggtttGAAATAGAAGTGAGATTTAAAATACCTTTATCTGTTTGAAATCCTTAACATTTTGGTAAGTTAAACAATGAAAGACAAAAAGGCAAGAGCACAGGCTGTGGATTAACCTTTTGGCATGTGAATCCCAGCAATCCATCGTAACTCATTGAATTTGGTCTTAATGTAACTCATTGAATTTGGTCTTAACGCAATTATTTGGTTGTGGTAGCATGCTTTTACTCAGACCCTCTCATCTAAAGATAGCTTGTTGTGTTTTGGAATTTTCTTAATAATGTTTGacgctttaaatattttaactgCCCTTAATTGTGTCCTTAAAGCCAGGGTCACTAAATCAATTACTCTTATGTCTTTAAATGCAGGACTGCAGGGGTTTATGAGGTAAAGTGGTCTGAAGTGAGTGAGTTCCACCATACTAAGAGCTGGAGGTGGGAAATACTTCActcacatttacataaacagctttttaaagaaattgtacttttcagagtatttttcttcccactgtgagtaagtctagaagtgacaaaagcttcatgttgacaataGAAAAGATTTGTACACTTTGTTTCTTGCACAACTCCTACAGATATAATttggtttgtctcatttttgtgtataAGCTCTGAAAATAACTCTttctttgtgcattatttaatgttggcATTGCTCTTACATGAGtataatttttggctactctatccaccTCTGGTAAGGCCCATGCATTCTTCACTTTTTCAGGGGATTGCATTGACTCACAGTGCATTATTTCTTGTTATGAATAATAGATTTATCTCCATCGTCTTTTCAATTTGATCTAAAGCAGACACTGAAGTCTAGCGTTGGCTATATTTGTTGAGGCCCTATCTGCATTCTTTATTATACTgtaactccatccatccattttcttccgcttgtcCGAGGCTGgttcacaggggcagcagtctaagcatggactcccagacttccctcacctctgACACgtactccagctcctcctgtggaaCCCCAAGGCATTCCTCCTGCGTGTCCTGGGTTTTATCACAAC is a genomic window containing:
- the rab31 gene encoding ras-related protein Rab-31 translates to MAIRELKVCLLGDTGVGKSSIVCRFVQDHFDHNISPTIGASFLTKTVPSGNELHKFLIWDTAGQERFHSLAPMYYRGSAAAVIVYDITKLDSFQTLKKWVKELKEHGPEDIVVAIAGNKNDLGDIREVPMKEAKEFAESISAIFIETSARNAINIEELFQKISKQIPPLENTEVESNESFKLNRQPPPPARKCC